taccacatttcgagggggagaaatgtaagattaattaagaaagacaattaagaaagatattttcccatacttcagataatgcaatgcatactacgcattgaaggtaaaagtgatctataaaagatgattGTGATCGTTGAGGAAGTAAGACGATCATAATAatgatacccctaaagtaaagaaatagctaaattcctagaccttttatAGTTCCGATGGGAAGATAGCAAAGTCGgctagtattcatactggacgagttCAGAGTTATCAAGGCGGTGCTAAATGCGCCGTATGAGttttttagcagattaaacccaaaataagaaatttgaagatacaccatctttacagaagatggagtaatctgggggagcatggtatgtagatacctaaagcttgaatagaagtgggattacatatccactacagtgtttagagcaacaaattgcttaatacatgttgatgttgtatgacatatacaacacctgatgttagctcttaaagaagatgaataagtaaacaagaatcttatgatacgggaggctatagaacatttgccttttggcaataaagagcaacaatagccccatacgaaagaagtgccacgaggccccagaaggtctcaaagaataagaaagaaattcaaatggaggataattccacctcatttgaaaagCCATGAGAGAGCGTTCACtcatctaaatggcaagaagtaaaggaagatgaaatgaaatcgataaataccaacgatgtttgggacttagaagaaattcccaatggagccaaaacagtaggctgtaatgggtctacaagacaaagatgactccaaagggaatatagaaagatatcaaAAGGGAATATTGAAAGCTATAAAGCGTcacttgtggtgaaatgatttacacaaagagaaggaatagattataatgagcatacaatgattcttttagaatcataatggtgttagtggcacattacgatttatagTTACATCAaaaggatgtaaagacacattcctcaacggggatttgtatggaaaagtttacatggcataactcaaaaggttttgtcgtagaaggaaaagaacgtaaagagatgttgcctaaagaaatccatttatggattaaagcaaacttcaagacagtggttcttgaagtttgacagtacaataagaaagtttgggtttttaaagagaatgtagaggacaattgtatttatgcaaagtttaaacatgggaaatttattttcctaatcctgcatgtgggtagcaccttactcgctagtagtggtgttaatctactgatggagaagaagcagttcttgtcctcaagtttcaagagaatgatcttggtaaagcgtcattcgttccaggaattggaacttaccgagataaaggaaaaggggtattagaactgtctcaagtgtatacttagagaagattctaaagaaataaagtatatatgtgagtaAACTTGCGCCTGTTTCTAAAGTAAAGGGTAATAGTTTtcggaactttcagtgttccaagaatgaatatgagatcgatcaaaaggacgtcctatatgcttcagctgttggaagcttaatgaatgcttataagcaagaacttaccctgacatagttcatgtatccgggatattttggcagaagtctaatccagatatagatcactggaatggagttgagaatgttttgcaattgtgcaaagatttataggcctcatggtgagtaagtaagaataagtactctcaaatagttgtgggtacaaatgttaaattttggcgagatgtttagtgaaacccacatagtagctaacactcgcagttggagttttattgtggaaaagctccaaagaaacagttgtggtgtcatcaaggaTGCATACCCACAGTATAGCTTGATATGAGGCTTAAAGGACAGGCGAagtggttaaaagaacttacacccggaattgataatggtatacaacagcaataaccatttaagtagttcgctcctataacaacgggtcaagtgtgctgccaaacacattgacgataaagttgtacgttgtgaaggagaaagtccggaatcatactaaaaatattgaacataaaagtaacaagcaagtgcttgcggatccgcatacaaaaggcttaccacccagtgtgtttagagatcacacagtcgacatgggtttatggtatagcctatgttttccggacaataaagggcccaaagttaaagaatctgtttcagaagagagatgtgtattgtagctgttaagtctatcggcgattgaccgtgacgatgaagcatgctctatacactaatctgtgatggaacaaataaaagcgaaagggattaaagtcaaagtttaaggttaaagtatgagttgagatcaagggggagaatgttagaattgatctcatccgtcttgacccaacggtcgagacggaccccttgaccgcgtcctgatcggggacgtccagccatctcgtggctagtgggcccccgtcgcacagtgcctataaagaggaggtggggcaaacggcacacggtacgaggttcaccgccgccacagccccactgtcctaaccctaatccgatccagagggtggcactgccagcggcgggaagcgccactgcctccaccaccaccgccggtctccaccgctactccgaccgtcgctgcctagtGCAGAGCTTCACCAACGAACCAGTgaaggcagggagctcctccgatggtcagatgatcctacatctccctctctctctgttaTCTACTCCCTCTGAATCTCAAAGTCACTGATTATCCCaaatagaaaagaactcaccCCACTGGATCCGCACCTAGACGATCAAAGTAATTAACAGGGTATCCCTCCTGATCACTAGACCTTCTCAACCTTCCCAAAAAGAAGCATCCTTTACATCTTTCTTTTTTGCTCCAATGCTACCTGTCTCCAATTCCTCAGTGCTTTCTGCAGTGGTGGTGGTGCTACATTTTTCGCTAACCCAAGGGTGTTGATACTTAATAGTCTTGTTGAGAAGAACACATCATGTTGATCAGTCAATTAATTATACAGTAGAAATACCTATCTTGGTAACGAGAAACTGTATTCAAACACGACATTCAGTTGAAGACTTGAGACAAGGCATAAGGTCTCTTAAGAGTTTTATTTTGTAATACTATGTTGTCTACTAATTAGCGAGTCTAAGTCGTCCCACTATTCGCAATCATTGCCCATATCTTTCCAAAAGCAAGAGGAAAATTACACTGCATAATAATCTGATCCAAAGCAaagcaaaacaaaacaaaacgaaGAGGAATATATTACACCTAGTGGGGGCACCTACTCTTTTGTGAATTGCGTAACGCTGGTGCGCGACGACGAAGAATTCTCCTTTGCCAAAAAGGCGCAAAAGAAGAGGAGCCTTTCGACGGGCAACCTAAAGAagaagagataagataaagcactATGCGGGATCAATTAGTAGTATAATTAGGCCACAATGATGAAGTCGTGCTAATATATGGAAACTACTGAACCTTATTGCAAAGGGACCCTGCTTGCTGATGCCAGCATTATTGAAGCTGTTCATGCGTGTCTACATCAGCTGGGTGTTTTTTCTGCCTCCTTTTGGAGTGAGAATGCGTTGCAGCAATGGTCGTGGCTGTGGCTGCTTGATTCCTTCGTCGCCTTGCTTTCCTTTTGGCTTGATTGGTTTGCGCCCTTCTTTTCCCCGGCCTCTTTTGCCCTCCTTTCCGATGTTCATGATGTTCTGTATGATTTCAGGAAAATTTTCTGGTAAAAAGTTGGGGAAAATTTTTTATACACCCTCGAGTAAATCGGGACCTGAGTGAGTAAAATAGTTCAGGAAGGGCAGCAGATTCATCAAGAAAAGAAATCCCCCATTCAGACATCAGATGCAGCCGTTTGATTTCAGATTTTCAGGGAAGTTAGGGTTGCAAAGATCATAAAGCTCAGATCGTACCGTCTCCTCTGTGCTGATCTGAAGGGGGAAAATAGAAAGGAACTGTTTACTTTCAAGACGCATTTTTTCAGGTTTCTTCAGCGTCGAGGATTCCGGTTGGCTACCTGTCGGCAGGCAGAAGCAGGCAGCGGTAGATTGGAGAAGCGGAATAAGAATTTGGATTGACGGCATCTGATGCTGCGTTGAACGACCTGGTGGGACCAAACTTTGTCTGGGCTTGGGCGGCAGCTCGTCAGCTACCTGAAGTCTGAACGAACTGAGAGGCAGGGTTCAGGTACCCATTCTGAcaggagaaaaaaaaatcattctgGAAAGTTGCCATCCAAACCTCCTGGATTAGGATGTTCTTTAGACTCTACATTGGGATTTTATGGTCAGATATGGATGTACATACAACATCTGCTACTTGTAGCAGAGCTTGTTTGAGAATGGCATTGTCTCTGAGACTCTGACTCTGGCAAGATATTAACTTTGTGATCTCAAGTGTTTGGGGAACTATAACTAAATCATAAACTTGGTAGCCTAGCAATAGCAAAGCAACAAGACTTGAATTGAACTCGCATGAAAACAATGCACAGATGAAAGATAACCTAAAGAAAGTTGCAGGATAACTACCAAAAGCAAAGGAATGGTAAGGCTGGATCTCCATACATACATGACTACATGAGGCGTTGGCGTTCTACACTTCTACTCCGTTTCACCGAGCCAACAAGCATAATGGAATATGACTAAGATTCCCACGTGAGCAGTGATTGAACCTCCTACTTCCTCcagtaaaaaaaaaaaatactgctCACATTTTATTTTGAATGGTCCTCGATGCATATCTTATCACTATTTTTTTTCTAGAATACATTCATAAAATCCTTCAAAATTTATGAGATTTTGCAATTATTTTTCAGTACAATTCTACACACGTTCAATATTTTACCCGGTCTTGAAAGTTGAATGTATGTTGTTTGATATTAAAGTTGAGTGGTTTTTTCACATCCAGATATTAGTTCAGAGGTAAATTGGACTTTACTGTAATTTCAAAGTTGAGGTTTGTAGTTTCTATGGTTTGACTAAATTTTGTCCTAAACACCATGTTTTTCATCCGGATATATATCTACAGTGCTATATACAACCTCCATTCTACCTTAGTTTAGTTATGTTTCTTCAAAGATTACTAAAAACACACAGGACAATTTGTATGCATGTGTGTGTGGGTTCCAAATCTCCAAAAGTGAACATCATGCAATTTTTAAAAACGGGAAAACAAAAGGGAATGGAAACAATGGCCGGTCTGTGCTCGTCATCGTTTCTTATATAGGATCAAAAGAACCTTGCAATCAACGAGCGAGAAGGCACAGTGATAAGCTTCTTAATTGCAAAAGGCAGTGAAAAGCAGCACACGAACGTAGTATTTCGATCCCAAAGTAACGCCAGATCTTGGCCTTTTATGCCTAGAGTATTGATCAGTGAGTAGATGTGGCCTAAGCTGATGGCGAGTGATTGCTTTGCGCATTGCAAGTTGCTAAAAGCCTAAAACAGATCATCATGGCATGGGTATCAAGGCGTGCAGCTGCAGAGCTGCTCACTGGACGAAGGAAGGCATTTCGTGTTGGTCTAAGGAACTTAGGAACCCCAGCTTTTGACTGACTTTGTGTGCAGCGCCCATATGATTTTGCATTGCATCCTGTTCAGATAGGCTTGCCGTTTGCATATGCAAATCCTGTTAGGTACGGTTACAAGATATGTATCGTGCATGGACAGCATTAACAATATGCAACGGCCAATATAACCACTCCTTGCTACATGTCATGGATACACACACGTATCTCTTCCTCTCTCTTGGTTTAAAAATGGTGCACAATTGTCTCCATGCTACTTGCTTCATCAATCATCGGTCGCCAGGAAGGAGATCGACGCATCAATTATTGGACAGGCTATTTTTTCATCAGGTCTTATATTAAGGTCATCCTCATCTCCATGAACAACATGATAATCAAACAACCTTTTCTTTTCGCTACCATACTTATCTGCTGTCAGCAAGCACACTGTGCAGCGCCAGTAACACCCACTGCAccctcttccttttcttttctgaAGCTGCCAACATATTTGTGATGCATATATGAACGGGATCATGCGATAGCAGCATGCATGCCTTTTGTTTctggaaaaagaaagaaaatgggAGGACAAGAGAGCGAGGCTCCGGGCCTCCAGCGAAGAACGAATTGGTGGGACATCCAACCAAGAAATACCATGCCCCACTGGAGGTCTGGAGCCAATAATTTGAGTGTATGGAGAGAATGGAGCAGGCAATGCCATCTCTACCTCACATATTCTTTATCTGGATAGGCACCGGGAGGCTGGGTTGGGTCGGTAGGCTCCCCGTGAGCCATCAGCCATGCCCATGCGTGCACTGCAGGCCCCATGGGGCGCATTGCCTCCAGAGGAGTGGGCACAGCGCACAGCGCACAGCGCACAGGAAGCCTCaagttgtggagaggaagaacgcTGTGTGCGTCACCATGGCCGGCCTTGAATTGTTCGTGCACCTTTAAGGAGAGTGTAGCTGTGGCTGGAGAGCAAAGAGCAATGCATGCAAGATGCAACCCATGAGTCAGTGGAATCGTTATGCCTTTAGGTTTTGACTTTGCATAGTACTGGAGGGCTGGAGCAGTTCTCAACGCTATTTGCTTGTGCTTTTTTCTTTACTGCTCCCCCGTCTCAAAATAAACACGCATCTCGCTTAAAAAAaattgatcaaatatatatacaaaaatataCTCTATAACAAGTATCATTAGATGGAGcatgaaatattttttttcataataaatttatttaaagatacggttgatactattttctatattCTTAGTCAAGCTTAACCTCAAGAAGGAGACATGTTTATTTCGGAACATAAGTGGTAGGTGCTTGCACGATTTTCATTCAGTTTGGTCAGACTTTTGCGGTAACTGGTTTCTGTTCTAGTAGAGCTTAAGATTAATTCAATGATATAAATAACTCTgagtttttctccttcttcttttgcGACGAAGAGAGTTCTTAATTACAAACATATACGAAATTGTGGTTGCGCTGTGGCTGTAGGAACGCACCTGCCTGTTGCTATTGCAGTATTGCTGCCTGCTGTTCCGAAATCGATACAGTTTGGCTGCACTAATGGGCCCGAAATTCGGCGACGAACGCTTCACTATGCGGCCTCTCCAAAATGAGCCGGGCTAGCCTGCAAGAAGAAAAAACTTAGGGCTGCTAGTGGGCCTCTAGTAAGGGCTTCTACATTAGGGCTCAATTATCACGGGCTTTTCGGCGCCGCCAGGCCGCCGTTAATCAAGGCCTGGTGTATTTATTCCACCTCCTTTCCTTGTGTCTCACTAGTGTTGTCTGGAAATCCCAATCTCCCCTGTCTCTCCTCCGCAAGCTTGCGCCTAAACCCTAGCTCGCTTCCCGATGGCGCCGAAGAAGCGCAAGGCCGATCCCGCcgagaccgccgccgccgccgaggcagCCGCCGGCAACCACCGCCAGGAGCCGGCGTCCTCGGAGCCCAAGCCCCGCGGCACCATCTACTTCCCCATCACCGACGACCCGCCCGAGCCCACCGCcgccgacgaggacgaggacgacggcgCCGGCGACGACGAGGATGACGCCGAGGACATCGCCAAGCTGCTCGAGCCGCTGTCGCGGGAGCAGCTCGTCGCGCTGCTCCGCACGGCGGCTGAGGCCAGCCCCGCCACGATGGCGGCCGTGCGCCGCGCCGCGGAGGCCGACCCGGCCAGCAGGAAGCTCTTCGTCCACGGCCTCGGCTGGGGCGCCGGCGCCGAAGACCTCCGCTCCGCCTTCTCGCGCTTCGGCGAGCTCGAGGACTGCCGCGTCATCTCTGACAAGCAGTCCGGCAGATCCAAGGGCTACGGGTTCGTCCTCTTCCGCTCGCGCCGCTCTGCGCTCCGCGCCCTCAGCCGCCCCCAGCTCCAAATCGGAGGTCGTCTTGCTTTCTGCCACCTCGCCGCCTCAGGTCCCGCGCCCCCAGCTTCTCAGTCTCAGAACCCTAGCTCCAACGCCAACACCAATTCCAACTCTAGCTCCAATACCACCACCAACGCTTCTGGTTCCTCGTCGTCGCAACCAGATAATATGCAGCGCAAGATATTTGTTGGTAATGTGCATTCTGATGTGGACGTGGACCGCCTATATGAGTACTTTGCACAATTTGGTGAGATTGAAGAGGGTCCGTTGGGCTTTGACAAGAACACTGGCAAACCAAAGGGATTTGCATTGTTTGTTTACAAGTCTGCGGAGAGTGCTCGTCGTGCTTTGGAGGAGCCAATGaagaattttgatggcaagacgCTCAACGTGCAGAAAGCCATAGATGGGAGGACCAAGGGCTCATCTGGAACGAATACAAATGCTAACTCCAATCCCACTACTGCATctgtggccgccgccgctgctgctgcgcAGATGACTGCTCCTGCCAGTGCTGCCATTAGTCCATATGATGCATCAGCATATGGTGCTACTGCGGTTCCTGACATGAGTTTTGCACAGCAAGCTGCTATGCTTGGATTAGGTGCACAGCAACAGGCGTTTGCTCAACCCAATGCAATGCTTGCCATGATAGCAGCAATGCAGAACCCAGCTGCACTAGGGATGACGCCAGCCATGCTTGCTGCTATGAATCCGGCCTTCGCTGCTGCTGCATTAGGTGCAGGGGGGCAGCAGGCACACACAGCTGGTCTTACGGGTTTTGGAGCTCAGGGTTTTGGGGCACAGGCAtttggagcaggaggtgcagcttTCCCAAATGCAGCTGGTGTTCAAGCAGCAGCGGCTGCATATCAAGGGGCTGGAGCTCCTCCTGGTTTTCAAGGGCCACCTGGGTTTCAGGTTGGCCAAGCAACTACCCAGACAAGCACTGCagcggcagccgccgccgccgctgccagtgCTGCTGGTTATCAGGCTGGAGCAGCTGGGCAGGGCCAGGCTCAGATTGGAGGCACTGGTTTTCAGGGTGGATATTGACAGTACTAGGTATATCAACTCTCAACATTGTTTTATGACCCACCTTTACTATATTGCTTCGATTTCCTTCATTCTCTATGCATTCTTTGTGATTTGTTGATCTTGTTCTTACAGTCATCTGATTATTTTCCTTGTATCTTAGTTTGGCATCTGTGGATCATGGTTCGTTCATGTGGTTTTGCATTCGGATGGCTTTTAAGTCTATTATTGGTGCCAAAATGTTGCGAAAGGCTTCCTTCTGTTGAATTTTACAACTGGATTTGAATCAGATGCCTTTGTAGCAGTATTTGGAGGAACTTTCTTGAAGGATTATGTCGTTTTATTTCCTAATATGTAGATGTAGTTTTGCTATTGCGACTTCATTATGTACTTTGTGGATCTGTACTGGGTTTCATGTACCAAAATATCTGTATTTTTACTAGTTGCCTGTTACCTGGTCTTATCAACCATGTCAAATGGTTTTGTGGGCACAATCAGAGACATTTTAACTGCAGTTACCTGTGCTGTTTGGAGCTATGGGGTATTTGTGGCTTTTGCTTTAAACCTGGAAATTTCTTCTTTGATGTTGGGTTCGGCGACCACAGCATTTAAGATCTTAAATGTGTTGAAGTTCTGTTGCACTTTTAAGTTTATATCTAAATTTGCCCAGTGTTTAACAGTAGCCGCGCAAAATAGCTTGAATGGTAAGTGGTTGATATAATCCCATAAAAGAGATGGTTTGGTCTGAGGGATGGTTGACATATGGTATCTCTGTGCTTTGTTGCACTTTTAAGTTTATTTCTAAATTTGCCCTGTGTTTAACAGTAGCTGCGCAAAATAACTTGAATGGTAAGTGGTTTATATAATCCAAGAGATGGTTTGGTCTGAGCCTCTGAGGGTTGGTTGACATATGGTATCTCTGGGAATTAGTGTTCATACCTTGAAAAGTTTTGTGAAATTGAAGCATAACATTTGGAGCTCTTTCTTGTGTCAGCCTTACTGTGACACTGGTCATGCCTTGACATTTCATAACTTTCTGAACTATCCCActttttgttgattttttttttcaattagaCTCAGTAGGTCACTAAAGATTGTTCTTGCAATGTTCCTATTAGACTCAGTAGGTCACTAAAGGTTTGATTACTAGAATTTATTCTTACTGCTGGTAGATTACTAGGCTGCTGACCTTTGTAGTGTCAAATCATCGTGTGAATCATGAATAGGCCAAGATGAAACCATCAGGTGGATGCATATTAATAAATTTTAATCCTTGTACATGCAACCATCCTTTTCTTCTGATGACATGAAAGTAGTAGTATTGTGTAATTGTGTTTATTTCATCAGCAGAATTAGTATCGCTTCTGATGATCTTATATCACCGGCTCATTGTTCTGTATTGGTCTGTTGTGCAATGCTGTCTTAGGATATTATAGATGCCTGCTATATTTGAAGTAATACAGTTGACACTTGGCACTGACTAATTAATTAAACATCGCTTGCCAATTCGCAATTTCTAAAACACTTCACTAGTTCCACTAGAGTCGAAAGCACACTTGGAGGCAATTAGTGCACGGAGGGTGGCATCTGGTGAGCAGTTGTTATGGTGGGAAAAGTGTACCAGCGCCGTAACAAGAACAGTGGCTGAGCAAGTCTTGCGGGGCATGCACCAGAGTGCGGTCACCAGGGTCCAGGTGTGGGAGCCAGTTTGGGCTTCAGCCGATTCAATAGGAGTCAGTTATCAAGATTGCTATTTTAGTGGAGTTTGTTAGCCCTTAGATTTAGGAGAGATTTGTTATTGAGTTGGTACAAGTGTCAAACAATCTGAAGGAATAGATCTTTAGCCTGGGATTGAGTTTATCTCACCTTGGGCCCCCGGGCGTTACTGTTCACGGCTTCAAGTTGTCACCGAGTTCCCAGCcaggcgccgagcacggcgccaCCAGTTTGTCGCCGGGGTGTCAAGCCCAGGCCTTCCCCCTCACTCCTACGCCCTCAGATCCTTAAGCTCCAACAGCAGTGGCAGGGGGAGTCCCAAGTCCTGGGTTGGACTTCTAATGTGCTGGATGGCCAAGGCCAACCTAGGCACTTCTGTTTCACATTTCTGTTATTTAATTTTCTTATTACATTTGAGGGCTAATGACACCCTCTTTTGGACCCTTCGCTATCACATCCTCCCTCTCCCCTTCCCCAATCTAGATAAATGCCTTACCATGCTGCAAATTGCATTTTTTGGCAATTCTTTATTTGCTTCAGTGCTTAAAAAGATTCAGCATAAACTTGGTATTCACTTAATCTCTTTCAATAGCATGGGTTGAACATTAACCCCGAACTAGCAATGACAGGAAAAAAAAATCGTCCAACTAGTGTAGCTAGTAGTGCAATAGTGCCAAACTGACCAACTTTAGTTAAAAAGTACAATCAACAAATTTCTGACTAAATGTTTG
This region of Miscanthus floridulus cultivar M001 unplaced genomic scaffold, ASM1932011v1 os_2390, whole genome shotgun sequence genomic DNA includes:
- the LOC136534918 gene encoding RNA-binding protein P-like, which produces MAPKKRKADPAETAAAAEAAAGNHRQEPASSEPKPRGTIYFPITDDPPEPTAADEDEDDGAGDDEDDAEDIAKLLEPLSREQLVALLRTAAEASPATMAAVRRAAEADPASRKLFVHGLGWGAGAEDLRSAFSRFGELEDCRVISDKQSGRSKGYGFVLFRSRRSALRALSRPQLQIGGRLAFCHLAASGPAPPASQSQNPSSNANTNSNSSSNTTTNASGSSSSQPDNMQRKIFVGNVHSDVDVDRLYEYFAQFGEIEEGPLGFDKNTGKPKGFALFVYKSAESARRALEEPMKNFDGKTLNVQKAIDGRTKGSSGTNTNANSNPTTASVAAAAAAAQMTAPASAAISPYDASAYGATAVPDMSFAQQAAMLGLGAQQQAFAQPNAMLAMIAAMQNPAALGMTPAMLAAMNPAFAAAALGAGGQQAHTAGLTGFGAQGFGAQAFGAGGAAFPNAAGVQAAAAAYQGAGAPPGFQGPPGFQVGQATTQTSTAAAAAAAAASAAGYQAGAAGQGQAQIGGTGFQGGY